The following are encoded together in the Lathyrus oleraceus cultivar Zhongwan6 chromosome 3, CAAS_Psat_ZW6_1.0, whole genome shotgun sequence genome:
- the LOC127127595 gene encoding L-type lectin-domain containing receptor kinase IV.1-like, translated as MFLKFMLLFSFITLGASKDISFTYNGFQSSYLYVDGIAELASNGLLRIAIDTKQEKAHAFYPNPIVFKNNSNGSVSSFSTTFVFAIRPEPDYPTLSGHGIVFVVSPTKGLPNSLPSQYLGLFDKYNNGNSSNHVFGVELDTIQSSEFNDINNNHVGIDINDLKSVSSAPAGYYDSNGQLKDLTLISGYPMQVWIEYDGEKKKIDVTLAPIDVVKPKQPLLSFVKDLSPILNNSMYVGFSSATGSVYTSHYILGWSFKVNGQAQNLVISELPKLPRFGEKKESRFLTVGLPLLLLSLVFMITLGVIYYIKRKKKFAELLEDWEHEYGPHRFKFKDLYFATKGFREKGLLGVGGFGRVYKGVMPGSKLEVAVKRVSHESRQGIKEFVSEIVSIGRLRHRNLVPLLGCCRRKGELLLVYDYMPNGSLDTYLYNQPKMSLNWSQRFTIIKGVASGLFYLHEGWEQVVIHRDIKASNVLLDAELNGRLGDFGLARLYDHGADPDATHLVGTVGYLSPEHIRTGKATKFSDVFAFGAFLLEVVCGRKPIDQVGENESVILVDCVFECWKRGGILEAKDVNLGTDYVSEEVELVLKLGLLCSISEPLARPNMRQVVQYLEMDIPLPDLSLLSLSSSGLTFGY; from the coding sequence ATGTTCCTCAAATTTATGTTgttgttttcctttattacattGGGAGCAAGTAAAGATATCAGTTTCACCTATAATGGATTCCAATCATCTTATTTGTATGTTGATGGTATTGCCGAGTTAGCCTCCAATGGGTTACTCAGAATCGCCATTGACACCAAACAAGAAAAAGCACATGCTTTCTATCCAAATCCTATAGTTTTCAAAAACAATTCTAATGGAAGTGTTTCTTCTTTCTCAACCACTTTTGTATTTGCCATTAGACCTGAACCTGACTATCCAACTCTTAGTGGTCATGGAATTGTCTTTGTTGTTTCTCCAACAAAAGGGTTGCCAAATTCACTACCAAGTCAGTACCTTGGTCTCTTTGACAAATACAACAATGGAAACAGTAGCAACCATGTTTTTGGGGTGGAACTTGATACTATTCAAAGCAGTGAGTTTAATGATATCAATAATAACCATGTTGGTATTGATATCAATGATTTGAAATCAGTTAGTTCAGCTCCGGCAGGATATTATGATAGCAATGGTCAACTCAAGGATTTGACCCTTATCAGTGGCTATCCTATGCAGGTATGGATTGAATATGATGGTGagaagaagaagattgatgttACTTTAGCTCCTATTGATGTTGTTAAACCAAAACAACCTTTGTTGTCGTTTGTCAAAGATCTTTCTCCAATTCTTAACAATAGTATGTATGTTGGATTTTCATCAGCTACTGGATCAGTTTATACTTCTCATTATATTCTTGGTTGGAGTTTTAAGGTTAATGGTCAAGCTCAAAACCTTGTGATTTCTGAACTTCCTAAGCTACCAAGATTTGGTGAGAAAAAAGAATCCAGATTTCTAACTGTTGGGTTACCTTTGCTTTTGCTAAGTTTGGTTTTCATGATAACTTTAGGGgttatttattatataaaaagGAAGAAGAAATTTGCTGAGTTGCTTGAAGATTGGGAACATGAGTATGGCCCACATAGATTTAAGTTCAAAGATCTATACTTTGCCACAAAGGGTTTCAGGGAAAAGGGGCTACTGGGAGTTGGTGGATTTGGTAGAGTCTACAAAGGTGTGATGCCAGGTTCCAAACTTGAGGTTGCTGTGAAGAGGGTGTCTCATGAATCAAGACAAGGAATTAAGGAATTTGTGTCGGAAATTGTTAGTATTGGTCGTCTTCGTCACAGGAATCTTGTTCCACTTCTTGGCTGTTGCAGGCGAAAAGGTGAGTTACTTCTGGTCTACGATTACATGCCTAATGGGAGCTTAGACACCTATCTATACAACCAACCAAAAATGAGCTTGAATTGGAGTCAAAGATTCACAATCATAAAAGGTGTTGCTTCGGGTTTGTTTTATCTGCACGAAGGATGGGAGCAAGTTGTGATTCATAGAGACATAAAAGCTAGTAATGTGTTATTAGATGCAGAATTGAATGGTAGATTGGGAGATTTTGGTCTTGCAAGGTTGTATGATCATGGTGCTGATCCTGACGCAACTCATTTGGTTGGAACTGTGGGGTATCTATCTCCGGAGCATATTAGAACAGGTAAAGCAACAAAATtttctgatgtgtttgcttttggTGCATTTCTTCTTGAAGTTGTTTGTGGAAGGAAGCCTATAGATCAGGTAGGGGAAAATGAGAGTGTAATTCTTGTTGATTGTGTCTTTGAGTGTTGGAAAAGAGGTGGGATTCTTGAGGCAAAGGATGTAAATTTGGGAACAGATTATGTGTCTGAAGAGGTTGAGTTGGTGTTGAAACTTGGCTTGTTGTGTTCAATTTCAGAACCTTTGGCTAGACCAAATATGAGGCAAGTTGTGCAGTATTTGGAGATGGATATACCTTTGCCGGATTTGTCTTTGCTTAGTTTATCTTCTTCTGGACTTACTTTTGGGTACTAA